The following coding sequences lie in one Halomonas sp. 'Soap Lake #6' genomic window:
- a CDS encoding IclR family transcriptional regulator: MNEIFDLPRDKNGEKDRKFVEALARGLDVLRAFGQQGGVLSNQDLARITGLPKPTISRMTYTLTKLGYLAYSRHLEKYQLDAGVLALGYAYTSNLHVRQIAKPFIERLANRVNISVGLTIRERLSMIYVENCRGDETQALRMEVGSRLPIATSAAGRAFIAGLQESERNHILSDLERVGGERWPAWKEGIDRALEEFEDKGFCSSLGEWDKTINAVGVPLQLQDGRVLALNCGGPNYLLSAEDALQSLGPQLVQVAKDILSTGV; this comes from the coding sequence ATGAACGAAATTTTCGATTTACCCCGCGATAAGAATGGTGAAAAAGATCGTAAGTTCGTCGAGGCGTTGGCGAGAGGGCTCGACGTCCTTCGTGCCTTCGGCCAGCAGGGTGGTGTGTTGAGCAATCAGGACCTGGCCAGGATTACCGGCCTGCCTAAGCCGACCATCTCTCGGATGACCTACACTCTGACCAAGCTCGGCTATCTGGCGTATTCAAGGCATCTGGAGAAGTACCAGCTTGACGCTGGGGTGCTGGCGCTGGGCTATGCCTACACCTCCAACCTTCACGTAAGACAGATCGCCAAGCCCTTCATAGAGCGACTGGCCAATCGTGTCAATATATCGGTGGGACTGACCATTCGTGAACGCCTCTCGATGATCTATGTGGAAAACTGCCGGGGCGATGAGACCCAGGCATTGCGCATGGAGGTCGGTTCTCGACTACCGATTGCGACATCTGCGGCGGGCCGCGCTTTTATCGCTGGCCTGCAGGAGTCTGAGCGTAATCATATTCTCTCCGATCTCGAGCGCGTAGGCGGTGAGCGCTGGCCGGCTTGGAAAGAGGGTATCGATCGGGCACTCGAAGAGTTCGAGGACAAAGGCTTTTGTTCCTCTCTGGGCGAATGGGACAAGACGATCAATGCGGTGGGTGTGCCTCTGCAGCTCCAGGATGGGCGTGTGCTGGCACTGAATTGTGGCGGCCCCAACTACCTGCTATCTGCCGAGGATGCGCTACAGTCGCTGGGCCCTCAGCTCGTCCAAGTGGCAAAGGATATTCTTTCTACTGGTGTCTAG
- a CDS encoding TRAP transporter substrate-binding protein, giving the protein MKPRALLPFAAGLILASATAMAEEIEIKLASWGPPSHFVAQARADWIEEVNEAAAGKVRIIEYPGGQLYDDKDMHNAVARGHVDIGVLLSPRVMGMVPMLQGVYLPFAFDSLEHVAEVYQGESLAIIEDALEQRRMKLIYTSFVDGVQIYSSNGNIETVEDFENLRVLSTSPMGTNIFSRLGASPDSSIPQIEQYMALRLGVADASLNSIVNGYFQQTHEVAPHLTRINLSFPTIMVAMNLNKWESLPEDVQEIMLSVGERMQARSLQEAMAWEAKFLAESAEDGAIVTEFPASEMERVREISHGVWQEWADANGPEAQRLLELSLQ; this is encoded by the coding sequence ATGAAGCCAAGAGCCCTGTTGCCCTTCGCTGCCGGCTTGATACTAGCCTCTGCCACCGCCATGGCAGAAGAGATCGAAATCAAACTGGCTTCCTGGGGGCCTCCCAGCCACTTCGTGGCTCAAGCGCGTGCTGACTGGATCGAAGAGGTTAATGAAGCTGCCGCAGGTAAGGTCCGGATTATCGAGTACCCGGGGGGGCAGCTCTACGATGACAAGGATATGCATAATGCCGTTGCGCGGGGCCATGTCGATATAGGTGTCTTGCTATCACCTCGCGTCATGGGGATGGTGCCAATGCTGCAGGGTGTCTACCTCCCGTTTGCATTCGACTCTCTTGAGCATGTCGCGGAGGTTTATCAAGGCGAGTCCCTTGCAATCATAGAGGATGCCCTGGAGCAGCGGCGCATGAAGTTGATCTATACCAGCTTCGTGGATGGTGTGCAGATTTATAGCTCAAATGGAAACATTGAAACGGTGGAAGATTTCGAGAATTTACGCGTACTCTCCACAAGTCCGATGGGAACTAATATCTTCTCCCGCTTAGGGGCTTCACCTGACAGCTCCATTCCCCAGATAGAACAGTATATGGCCCTCAGGCTTGGGGTGGCCGATGCCAGCCTCAATTCCATCGTCAACGGCTACTTTCAACAGACCCACGAAGTCGCGCCTCACTTGACAAGAATCAACCTGAGTTTCCCCACCATTATGGTGGCGATGAACCTCAACAAGTGGGAGTCACTGCCTGAAGATGTGCAGGAAATCATGCTGAGTGTAGGCGAGCGGATGCAGGCCAGAAGCCTTCAGGAAGCCATGGCCTGGGAGGCAAAATTCCTGGCCGAGTCAGCAGAGGATGGCGCTATCGTCACGGAGTTCCCTGCGTCCGAAATGGAGCGAGTGCGTGAGATAAGCCATGGTGTGTGGCAGGAGTGGGCAGACGCCAATGGGCCGGAAGCTCAGCGCCTGCTTGAGCTGAGTCTTCAATAA